The following coding sequences lie in one Arabidopsis thaliana chromosome 3, partial sequence genomic window:
- a CDS encoding uncharacterized protein (unknown protein; BEST Arabidopsis thaliana protein match is: Protein of unknown function (DUF626) (TAIR:AT3G44770.2); Has 15 Blast hits to 15 proteins in 2 species: Archae - 0; Bacteria - 0; Metazoa - 0; Fungi - 0; Plants - 15; Viruses - 0; Other Eukaryotes - 0 (source: NCBI BLink).), with protein MIWDSMSHHPTNQSITRETHTDPSLKLESMNAVFHISFKANSCDYKSRIKVGGKPGALCYNQNKITVTSDGLCRLAIHLNYIYDLVFVFYPIKVGGKAGALDLLQAHRFV; from the exons ATGATTTGGGATTCGATGAGCCATCACCCGACAAACCAAAGCATCACCCGAGAAACTCATACTGACCCGTCTCTAAAGCTCGAGTCTATGAATGCTGTCTTCCACATAAGCTTCAAGGCCAACAGTTGCGACTACAAATCG AGGATCAAAGTTGGTGGTAAACCTGGTGCACTCTGTTACAATCAGAACAAGATCACTGTCACTTCTGATGGTTTATGTCGTTTAGCTATCCACCTCAACTATATCTATGATCTTGTATTTGTCTTCTATCCTATCAAAGTTGGTGGTAAAGCTGGTGCACTCGATTTGTTACAGGCTCACCGATTTGTTTGA
- a CDS encoding uncharacterized protein (unknown protein; Has 30201 Blast hits to 17322 proteins in 780 species: Archae - 12; Bacteria - 1396; Metazoa - 17338; Fungi - 3422; Plants - 5037; Viruses - 0; Other Eukaryotes - 2996 (source: NCBI BLink).), producing MENSALSNCVRRTNFSNQQRTMQEGLEESSWTMYFETEDGLGHYDDSSMMSDAASPMGCVEEDTASSPSNRTEGYSGMEDNTIEEKTMNNGKIEVRNFMFSNISFHK from the exons ATGGAAAACTCAGCACTAAGCAACTGTGTGAGGCGAACAAATTTCTCTAATCAACAGAGAACTATGCAAGAGGGTCTAGAAGAGAGTAGTTGGACAATGTACTTTGAAACAGAAGATGGATTAGGCCATTACGATGATTCTTCAATGATGTCAGACGCTGCTTCTCCTATGGGTTGTGTCGAAGAAGACACCGCTTCATCTCCTTCTAACAGAACCGAG GGTTACAGTGGAATGGAAGACAATACgatagaagaaaaaaccatGAACAATGGTAAGATTGAGGTAAGAAACTTCATGTTTTCTAATATATCTTTTCATAAATGA
- a CDS encoding uncharacterized protein (unknown protein; BEST Arabidopsis thaliana protein match is: unknown protein (TAIR:AT1G50930.1); Has 35333 Blast hits to 34131 proteins in 2444 species: Archae - 798; Bacteria - 22429; Metazoa - 974; Fungi - 991; Plants - 531; Viruses - 0; Other Eukaryotes - 9610 (source: NCBI BLink).) has product MENSALSNCVRRTNFSNQQRTMQEGLEESSWTMYFETEDGLGHYDDSSMMSDAASPMGCVEEDTASSPSNRTEGYSGMEDNTIEEKTMNNGKIEEKILNKNGIKIEEYCAELKKRGLCLVPLSMLSNYIG; this is encoded by the exons ATGGAAAACTCAGCACTAAGCAACTGTGTGAGGCGAACAAATTTCTCTAATCAACAGAGAACTATGCAAGAGGGTCTAGAAGAGAGTAGTTGGACAATGTACTTTGAAACAGAAGATGGATTAGGCCATTACGATGATTCTTCAATGATGTCAGACGCTGCTTCTCCTATGGGTTGTGTCGAAGAAGACACCGCTTCATCTCCTTCTAACAGAACCGAG GGTTACAGTGGAATGGAAGACAATACgatagaagaaaaaaccatGAACAATGGTAAGATTGAG gagaaaatattgaataaaaatgGGATAAAGATTGAAGAATACTGCGcagaattgaagaagagaggacTTTGCTTAGTCCCTTTGTCGATGTTATCTAACTATATTGGTTGA
- the PDIL5-3 gene encoding PDI-like 5-3 (PDI-like 5-3 (PDIL5-3); FUNCTIONS IN: protein disulfide isomerase activity; INVOLVED IN: cell redox homeostasis; EXPRESSED IN: 25 plant structures; EXPRESSED DURING: 15 growth stages; CONTAINS InterPro DOMAIN/s: Thioredoxin fold (InterPro:IPR012335), Thioredoxin-like (InterPro:IPR017936), Thioredoxin domain (InterPro:IPR013766), Thioredoxin-like fold (InterPro:IPR012336), Protein of unknown function DUF1692 (InterPro:IPR012936); BEST Arabidopsis thaliana protein match is: Thioredoxin protein with domain of unknown function (DUF1692) (TAIR:AT1G50950.1); Has 5147 Blast hits to 3670 proteins in 375 species: Archae - 8; Bacteria - 112; Metazoa - 2494; Fungi - 904; Plants - 886; Viruses - 3; Other Eukaryotes - 740 (source: NCBI BLink).) translates to MVSSTKLKSVDFYRKIPRDLTEASLSGAGLSIVAALFMMFLFGMELSSYLEVNTTTAVIVDKSSDGDFLRIDFNISFPALSCEFASVDVSDVLGTNRLNITKTVRKFPIDPHLRSTGAEFHSGLALHNINHGEETKEEFPDGAIPLTSASFEALSHHFPILVVNFNAPWCYWSNRLKPSWEKAANIIKQRYDPEADGRVLLGNVDCTEEPALCKRNHIQGYPSIRIFRKGSDLREDHGHHEHESYYGDRDTDSIVKMVEGLVAPIHPETHKVALDGKSNDTVKHLKKGPVTGGCRVEGYVRVKKVPGNLVISAHSGAHSFDSSQMNMSHVVSHFSFGRMISPRLLTDMKRLLPYLGLSHDRLDGKAFINQHEFGANVTIEHYLQTVKTEVITRRSGQEHSLIEEYEYTAHSSVAQTYYLPVAKFHFELSPMQILITENPKSFSHFITNLCAIIGGVFTVAGILDSIFHNTVRLVKKVELGKNI, encoded by the exons ATGGTTTCCTCCACCAAACTCAAATCCGTTGATTTCTACAG GAAAATTCCGAGAGATTTGACGGAGGCATCTCTATCAGGCGCTGGGTTATCAATTGTAGCTGCTCTCtttatgatgtttttgtttggaatg GAGCTGAGTAGTTATTTGGAAGTTAACACTACCACAGCTGTTATAGTTGACAAGAGCAGTGATGGTGACTTCTTACGCATTGATTTCAACATCAG TTTTCCTGCTCTTTCCTGTGAATTTGCATCCGTTGATGTGAGCGATGTCTTGGGAACG AATAGGTtgaatataacaaaaacagtTCGCAAGTTTCCAATTGATCCACATTTAAGGTCCACCGGCGCAGAATTCCACTCTGGCCTTGCATTACATAACATAAACCATGGAGAAGAAACTAAGGAAGAGTTTCCTGATGGTGCTATACCATTGACCAGTGCTAGTTTTGAAGCATTATCACATCA CTTTCCAATATTGGTTGTTAACTTTAATGCACCATGGTGCTACTGGAGTAATCGTCTG AAACCTTCATGGGAGAAAGCAgctaatataataaaacaaag ATATGATCCTGAAGCTGATGGCCGTGTTCTTCTAGGAAATGTTGATTGCACGGAAGAACCTGCGCTATGTAAGAG GAATCACATACAAGGCTATCCATCTATTCGTATTTTCCGCAAAGGCAGTGACCTTAG AGAGGACCATGGACACCACGAACATGAATCTTACTATGGAGATCGGGACACAGACAGTATAGTTAAG aTGGTGGAGGGACTGGTCGCACCTATCCACCCGGAGACTCACAAGGTGGCTTTGGATGGAAAATCCAATGATACTGTAAAACATCTTAAAAAGGGACCAGTTACAGGAGGTTGTAGAGTTGAAGGTTATGTACGTGTAAAGAAG GTTCCAGGAAATCTCGTGATCTCAGCTCATTCAGGAGCTCATTCATTTGATTCTTCTCAAATGAACATGTCGCATgttgtttctcatttttcGTTTGGGAGGATGATTTCTCCTAGGCTGCTGACCGATATGAAGCGATTGTTGCCATATCTTGGCCTAAGCCATGACAGGCTGGATGGAAAGGCATTCATAAATCAACATGAGTTTGGTGCCAATGTCACT ATCGAACACTACCTTCAAACAGTCAAAACAGAGGTCATTACAAGAAGATCCGGTCAAGAACATTCACTGATAGAGGAATATGAATACACCGCTCACAGCAGCGTGGCTCAGACTTACTACTTACCCGTTGCGAAGTTTCACTTTGAGCTCTCTCCTATGCAG ATCTTAATAACCGAAAACCCGAAGTCCTTCTCACACTTCATCACAAATCTGTGTGCCATTATTGGTGGTGTTTTCACG GTTGCCGGAATACTAGATTCGATTTTTCACAATACAGTAAGACTGGTAAAAAAGGTCGAACTTGGGAAAAACATTTGA
- the ENODL9 gene encoding early nodulin-like protein 9 (early nodulin-like protein 9 (ENODL9); FUNCTIONS IN: electron carrier activity, copper ion binding; LOCATED IN: anchored to membrane; EXPRESSED IN: 22 plant structures; EXPRESSED DURING: 13 growth stages; CONTAINS InterPro DOMAIN/s: Plastocyanin-like (InterPro:IPR003245), Cupredoxin (InterPro:IPR008972); BEST Arabidopsis thaliana protein match is: early nodulin-like protein 14 (TAIR:AT2G25060.1); Has 1508 Blast hits to 1459 proteins in 80 species: Archae - 0; Bacteria - 15; Metazoa - 3; Fungi - 4; Plants - 1464; Viruses - 2; Other Eukaryotes - 20 (source: NCBI BLink).), producing the protein MARNLKSMMLCGFGLLCFLMIVDRAYAREFTVGGATGWTVPSGSQVYSQWAEQSRFQIGDSLLFVYQSNQDSVLQVTRDAYDSCNTDSPTAKFADGKTSVTLNHSGPYYFISGNKDNCKKNEKLVVIVMADRSGNKNTASSPPSPAPAPSGESAPSPPVSGTFEMTPAPTPTTSEDTPNSAASSLSFVAALLGAALASTLFLH; encoded by the exons ATGGCACGAAACCTAAAGAGCATGATGCTTTGTGGGTTTGGTCTCTTGTGTTTTCTTATGATCGTTGACCGAGCCTACGCTAGAGAGTTTACGGTCGGTGGTGCAACAGGTTGGACCGTCCCTTCTGGTTCTCAAGTGTACAGTCAATGGGCAGAACAGAGCAGATTCCAAATTGGTGACTCTCTGT TGTTCGTCTACCAATCAAACCAAGATTCAGTGCTCCAAGTCACAAGAGACGCTTACGACAGCTGCAACACGGACTCACCAACCGCTAAATTCGCCGATGGCAAAACTTCTGTCACGCTGAACCACTCTGGGCCATACTATTTCATTAGTGGAAACAAAGACAACTGCAAGAAAAACGAGAAGCTTGTGGTCATCGTCATGGCTGATAGAAGCGGCAACAAAAACACCGCATCATCACCGCCGTCCCCAGCCCCAGCTCCCTCAGGAGAATCCGCTCCTTCTCCACCTGTCTCGGGAACCTTTGAGATGACCCCAGCACCGACGCCTACTACTTCTGAAGACACTCCAAACAGCGCAGCTTCTTCCTTATCATTTGTCGCTGCTCTTCTTGGGGCTGCTCTAGCTTCCACTCTATTCCTACACTAA
- the COBL10 gene encoding COBRA-like protein 10 precursor (COBRA-like protein 10 precursor (COBL10); CONTAINS InterPro DOMAIN/s: Glycosyl-phosphatidyl inositol-anchored, plant (InterPro:IPR006918); BEST Arabidopsis thaliana protein match is: COBRA-like protein 11 precursor (TAIR:AT4G27110.1); Has 377 Blast hits to 368 proteins in 29 species: Archae - 0; Bacteria - 0; Metazoa - 0; Fungi - 0; Plants - 377; Viruses - 0; Other Eukaryotes - 0 (source: NCBI BLink).): MRAIDVKTGMKIPWDVRYSLSLFIFLSSILFLSNGQDYGMPGEDGGGGAEPPPEMAHCNGIFMSYNFGSREREYPHVKNVTAQSWAFKSTAMIVNAGREELKGWQMFIGFRHKELIVSATGATPMDGDYPLDASNGTTFVGSPNMDLKTSIETAGDFTQISANIEITGTLFGVSKAVTPMPRTIKLTNDGWECPAAKRKGGSMHVCCKRNPKIKNKIGLKTKFAPRRYGDLNIVYDVLQSFDSNYLAQVTIDNDNPLGRLDRWNLTFEWMRGEFINTMRGAYTHKKDPSECLYSKAGQYYKDLDFSQVMNCQRKPAISDLPPEKKEDNMTGKLPFCCKNGTLLPPIMDPSKSRSMFQLQVFKLPPDLNRTALYPPQHWKIDGVLNPQYKCGPPVRVDPSQFPDPSGLLAVTYAISSWQVVCNITKPKAQASRCCVSFSAFYNNSAVPCNTCACGCNDIDTDTCNANSNPLLLPPDALLVPFDNRTLKAKAWAKQNHMPVPKKLPCPDNCGVSINWHVSTDYKNGWTARLTVFNWRDFAFEDWFVAIDMGKAGPGYENVYSFNGTRVPPSNRTVIFQGLPGMNYLVGQVNGTNPLRDPPVPGKQQSVISFTKKNIKGLNIPEGDGFPTKLFFNGEECALPKHFPKKSSGHRRGISVSMSFVFATIAAFALMMD; the protein is encoded by the exons ATGAGGGCTATTGACGTTAAAACGGGGATGAAGATACCTTGGGACGTACGCTATTCATTAAgtctatttattttcttatcatcaattctttttctttccaacGGCCAAGATTATGGAATGCCGGGCGaggatggaggaggaggagctgAGCCACCGCCGGAGATGGCACATTGTAACGGTATTTTCATGAGCTACAACTTTGGTAGCCGTGAAAGAGAGTACCCGCACGTGAAGAATGTAACCGCCCAATCATGGGCGTTTAAATCGACTGCGATGATTGTAAACGCGGGTAGGGAAGAGCTTAAGGGATGGCAAATGTTCATAGGGTTCCGTCACAAAGAACTGATCGTTTCCGCGACTGGTGCGACTCCTATGGACGGAGATTATCCTCTAGACGCGAGCAATGGAACCACGTTCGTTGGATCGCCAAACATGGATTTAAAAACCTCTATTGAAACAGCCGGTGATTTCACTCAGATATCTGCGAATATCGAGATCACAGGAACTCTTTTTGGGGTTTCAAAAGCGGTCACGCCCATGCCAAGAACTATTAAGCTCACCAACGATGGTTGGGAATGTCCCGCCGCTAAAAGAAAAG GAGGTAGTATGCACGTGTGTTGCAAGAGAAACCCTaagatcaagaacaagatCGGACTAAAGACAAAGTTTGCACCGAGAAGGTACGGTGACCTGAACATAGTCTACGATGTTCTGCAATCATTCGACAGCAACTACTTAGCCCAAGTGACCATCGACAATGATAATCCTCTCGGGCGGTTAGACCGTTGGAACCTGACTTTTGAATGGATGCGAGGAGAGTTTATAAACACTATGCGAGGAGCTTACACTCATAAGAAAGATCCATCGGAATGCCTTTATAGCAAAGCTGGACAGTATTACAAAGACTTAGATTTCTCCCAGGTCATGAATTGTCAGAGAAAACCAGCCATTTCCGATTTGCCTCctgagaagaaggaagataaCATGACAGGAAAGTTACCTTTCTGTTGCAAAAACGGAACTCTCTTGCCACCTATTATGGATCCTTCGAAATCTAGATCTATGTTTCAATTGCAG GTTTTCAAGTTGCCTCCTGACCTAAACAGAACAGCTCTATACCCACCTCAGCATTGGAAAATCGACGGTGTTCTCAATCCTCAGTACAAATGCGGGCCACCGGTTCGTGTTGACCCGTCTCAATTCCCTGATCCTAGCGGTCTACTGGCTGTAACCTACGCCATCTCCAGCTGGCAAGTGGTCTGCAACATAACCAAGCCTAAAGCCCAAGCCTCAAGATGTTGTGTCTCTTTCTCTGCATTTTACAACAACTCTGCAGTTCCTTGCAACACTTGTGCTTGCGGATGCAATGACATCGATACCGACACTTGCAATGCTAACAGTAACCCGCTCCTCCTCCCTCCTGACGCTCTCCTTGTTCCGTTCGATAACCGAACCTTAAAAGCTAAAGCTTGGGCTAAACAAAATCACATGCCAGTACCAAAGAAACTTCCTTGTCCAGATAACTGCGGAGTCAGCATTAACTGGCACGTTAGCACGGATTACAAAAATGGTTGGACCGCAAGGTTAACCGTTTTTAATTGGAGAGATTTCGCGTTTGAGGATTGGTTTGTGGCGATTGATATGGGAAAGGCAGGTCCAGGATATGAAAACGTTTACTCCTTTAATGGAACACGTGTTCCACCAAGCAATCGAACCGTTATCTTCCAAGGCTTGCCTGGTATGAACTATCTTGTAGGTCAAGTTAATGGAACAAATCCATTAAGAGACCCTCCCGTGCCCGGAAAGCAACAATCTGTCATCTCCTTCaccaagaaaaacatcaaaggACTGAATATTCCCGAAGGCGACGGTTTCCCAACAAAGCTTTTCTTCAATGGAGAAGAATGTGCGCTTCCAAAACATTTCCCTAAGAAGAGCTCAGGGCATAGACGCGGTATCAGTGTCTCAATGTCCTTTGTTTTCGCAACAATCGCGGCTTTTGCACTAATGATGGATTAA
- a CDS encoding Late embryogenesis abundant (LEA) hydroxyproline-rich glycoprotein family (Late embryogenesis abundant (LEA) hydroxyproline-rich glycoprotein family; CONTAINS InterPro DOMAIN/s: Late embryogenesis abundant protein, group 2 (InterPro:IPR004864); BEST Arabidopsis thaliana protein match is: Late embryogenesis abundant (LEA) hydroxyproline-rich glycoprotein family (TAIR:AT3G20600.1); Has 472 Blast hits to 472 proteins in 22 species: Archae - 0; Bacteria - 0; Metazoa - 0; Fungi - 0; Plants - 472; Viruses - 0; Other Eukaryotes - 0 (source: NCBI BLink).), whose amino-acid sequence MTKIDPEEELGRKCCTCFFKFIFTTRLGALILWLSLRAKKPKCSIQNFYIPALSKNLSSRDNTTLNFMVRCDNPNKDKGIYYDDVHLTFSTINTTTTNSSDLVLVANYTVPKFYQGHKKKAKKWGQVWPLNNQTVLRAVLPNGSAVFRLDLKTHVRFKIVFWKTKWYRRIKVGADVEVNGDGVKANEKEIKMEKSNFWKTHGYWSEFGFDDDVELTGDGAQKKGSKTKKSDSSLPLRSSFPIFVLMNLLVFFAIR is encoded by the coding sequence aTGACAAAAATAGATCCAGAAGAAGAACTTGGTCGAAAATGTTGTACCTGCTTCTTCAAGTTCATCTTCACAACTCGTCTCGGCGCTCTTATCTTATGGCTTAGTCTCCGTGCCAAGAAACCCAAATGCTCAATCCAAAACTTTTACATTCCTGCCCTCAGCAAAAACCTAAGCTCACGAGACAATACCACTCTAAATTTCATGGTTCGTTGTGACAATCCGAATAAAGACAAAGGAATCTACTACGACGATGTCCACCTTACTTTCTCCACCATCAACACGACCACGACCAATTCATCTGATCTTGTCTTAGTCGCTAACTACACAGTGCCTAAGTTCTATCAAGGACACAAGAAGAAGGCCAAGAAGTGGGGTCAAGTTTGGCCGCTAAACAACCAGACGGTTTTACGAGCTGTTTTGCCTAATGGATCGGCGGTTTTCAGGCTGGATCTCAAGACTCATGTGAGATTCAAGATTGTTTTTTGGAAAACTAAATGGTATAGGAGAATTAAAGTTGGTGCTGATGTTGAAGTCAACGGTGATGGAGTTAAAGCTaatgagaaagagattaaGATGGAGAAATCTAATTTTTGGAAAACTCATGGATATTGGAGTGAATTTGGTTTTGACGATGATGTTGAACTCACCGGTGATGGAGCTCAAAAGAAAGGAAGTAAGACGAAGAAATCGGATTCTTCTTTACCATTAAGAAGCTCTTTtccgatttttgttttgatgaatttgCTCGTATTCTTTGCTATTCGTTAA
- the NDR1 gene encoding Late embryogenesis abundant (LEA) hydroxyproline-rich glycoprotein family (non race-specific disease resistance 1 (NDR1); CONTAINS InterPro DOMAIN/s: Late embryogenesis abundant protein, group 2 (InterPro:IPR004864); BEST Arabidopsis thaliana protein match is: Late embryogenesis abundant (LEA) hydroxyproline-rich glycoprotein family (TAIR:AT3G20590.1); Has 471 Blast hits to 471 proteins in 25 species: Archae - 0; Bacteria - 0; Metazoa - 0; Fungi - 0; Plants - 471; Viruses - 0; Other Eukaryotes - 0 (source: NCBI BLink).) yields the protein MNNQNEDTEGGRNCCTCCLSFIFTAGLTSLFLWLSLRADKPKCSIQNFFIPALGKDPNSRDNTTLNFMVRCDNPNKDKGIYYDDVHLNFSTINTTKINSSALVLVGNYTVPKFYQGHKKKAKKWGQVKPLNNQTVLRAVLPNGSAVFRLDLKTQVRFKIVFWKTKRYGVEVGADVEVNGDGVKAQKKGIKMKKSDSSFPLRSSFPISVLMNLLVFFAIR from the coding sequence atgaataatcaAAATGAAGACACAGAAGGTGGTCGAAACTGTTGTACTTGCTGCTTAAGCTTCATCTTCACAGCTGGTCTCACCTCTCTTTTCTTATGGCTTAGTCTCCGTGCGGACAAACCCAAATGCTCAATCCAAAACTTTTTCATTCCTGCCCTCGGAAAAGACCCAAATTCACGAGACAATACCACTCTAAATTTCATGGTTCGTTGTGACAATCCGAATAAAGACAAAGGAATCTACTACGACGATGTCCACCTTAATTTTTCCACCATCAACACGACCAAGATCAATTCATCTGCTCTTGTCTTAGTTGGTAACTACACAGTGCCTAAGTTCTATCAAGGACACAAGAAGAAGGCCAAGAAGTGGGGTCAAGTAAAGCCGCTAAACAACCAGACGGTTTTACGAGCGGTTTTGCCTAATGGATCGGCTGTTTTCAGGTTGGATCTCAAGACTCAAGTTAGATTCAAGATTGTTTTTTGGAAAACTAAGAGGTATGGGGTTGAAGTTGGAGCTGATGTTGAAGTCAACGGTGATGGAGTTAAAGCTCAGAAGAAAGGAATTAAGATGAAGAaatctgattcttcttttccattaaGAAGCTCTTTTCCGATTAGTGTTTTGATGAATTTACTCGTATTCTTTGCTATTCGTTAA
- a CDS encoding non-race specific disease resistance protein (non-race specific disease resistance protein, putative; FUNCTIONS IN: molecular_function unknown; INVOLVED IN: biological_process unknown; LOCATED IN: endomembrane system; BEST Arabidopsis thaliana protein match is: Late embryogenesis abundant (LEA) hydroxyproline-rich glycoprotein family (TAIR:AT3G20600.1); Has 124 Blast hits to 124 proteins in 14 species: Archae - 0; Bacteria - 0; Metazoa - 0; Fungi - 0; Plants - 124; Viruses - 0; Other Eukaryotes - 0 (source: NCBI BLink).) codes for MDRDDAWEWFVTIVGSLMTLLYVSFLLALCLWLSTLVHHIPRCSIHYFYIPALNKSLISSDNTTLNFMVRLKNINAKQGIYYEDLHLSFSTRINNSSLLVANYTVPRFYQGHEKKAKKWGQALPFNNQTVIQAVLPNGSAIFRVDLKMQVKYKVMSWKTKRYKLKASVNLEVNEDGATKVKDKEDGIKMKISDSSPQRLTFFQVCFSIICVLMNWLIFLAIR; via the coding sequence atggATCGAGATGATGCATGGGAATGGTTTGTTACAATCGTAGGCAGTCTAATGACTCTCCTCTATGTATCGTTTCTCCTGGCTTTATGTCTCTGGTTATCTACTTTGGTCCACCACATACCTAGATGCTCAATCCATTACTTTTACATTCCTGCCCTAAACAAATCCCTCATTTCATCAGACAACACCACTCTCAACTTCATGGTTCGTCTTAAAAACATCAACGCTAAACAAGGAATCTATTACGAAGACCTTCACTTATCTTTCTCCACACGTATCAACAACTCCTCTCTTCTTGTGGCTAACTACACAGTGCCAAGATTCTATCAAGGACACGAGAAGAAGGCCAAGAAGTGGGGACAGGCCTTGCCTTTTAACAACCAGACGGTTATTCAAGCGGTTTTACCTAATGGCTCGGCGATTTTTCGTGTGGATTTGAAGATGCAGGTGAAATACAAAGTCATGTCCTGGAAAACAAAGAGGTACAAATTAAAGGCTAGTGTGAATCTTGAAGTCAACGAGGATGGAGCCACTAAAGTCAAGGACAAAGAGGATGGGATTAAGATGAAGATATCAGATTCGTCTCCACAACGACTAACATTTTTCCAAGTTTGCTTTTCGattatttgtgttttgatgaatTGGCTCATCTTCTTGGCTATTCGTTAA